A stretch of DNA from Staphylococcus equorum:
CACCTGAAGAACTTATCCCTCAATTTGATTATGTGAAAGAGGTTTCCAATCAATTTGGTTTTGTTAATATTGGCGTTCAGAACTATGAAGCTGATGATGTTATTGGAACGTTAGCACATCAATATTCTGATGAAAATCAAGTTTATGTAGTAACTGGTGATAAAGACATACTACAATGTATCAATCCCAATGTAGAAATTTGGTTAACTAAAAAGGGGTTCAGCATTTATAATCGCTACACGCTTGATAGATTCCAAAGTGAATATGGATTGAATCCGTTACAACTTATTGATGTAAAAGCCTTTATGGGAGATAGCGCAGATGGTTATCCCGGCGTAAAAGGCATAGGAGAAAAAACGGCAATTAAACTTATTCAAAATTATGGTTCTGTAGAATCTGTCGTTGACGCAATAGATGAATTGACACCTGGTCAACAGAATAAAATAAATAATGATATGCAAAACTTAAAGGTTT
This window harbors:
- a CDS encoding 5'-3' exonuclease — its product is MSNKILLIDGMALLFRHFYATSLHKQFMRNSSGTPTNGIQGFVRHVFSAINDIQPTHVAVCWDMGKSTFRNDMFDGYKQNRPAPPEELIPQFDYVKEVSNQFGFVNIGVQNYEADDVIGTLAHQYSDENQVYVVTGDKDILQCINPNVEIWLTKKGFSIYNRYTLDRFQSEYGLNPLQLIDVKAFMGDSADGYPGVKGIGEKTAIKLIQNYGSVESVVDAIDELTPGQQNKINNDMQNLKVSKSLAKIHTEVPLDTTTLLQDMKFGTDITKILNICNEHELYVSGKYLSTHFS